Proteins encoded by one window of Longimicrobiales bacterium:
- a CDS encoding copper resistance protein CopC, with amino-acid sequence MMRRPATPRGWMVLLFAMLLLLPGAAHAHIELDESSPAADEVLSTLPSHLRLLFSARIEGRYTSVTLTAPDGRPVTLGDVVFMSGSDREITLRLPSLTQAGTYVVRWRTAGADGHVLQGSYSFVLAPDSAATPDTAAQRGAVPGVTAPPATVSGGDDPHGHHTDAEPVGVVRGAIGRGLHFGALLLLLGAVTFRVVLLPRLQLTAVTASALQRRIWSVIAGAAVFLAFAAVLRLWSQSISLHGSERAWNTELLSIMLTDTSWGRAWLLQAVLFALLGMAIVWARPGRDRAASVVAVIAVLGLAAIPALSGHAAAATGIGRLIIVNDALHVAGAGAWLGMLAVLMFAGLPAILRLEADGTGAAARAIDTFSPLALAGGAIVMLSGGINALAHFSTLSQLWTTGYGRVLLLKLLFVAGVGAAGFVNWRMVRPRLRAAGGLRRLRLAAGAELLFALLVLTATAVLTGQQRP; translated from the coding sequence ATGATGCGCCGGCCAGCGACGCCGCGCGGCTGGATGGTGCTGCTGTTTGCCATGCTGCTTCTGCTGCCTGGCGCGGCGCACGCACACATCGAGCTCGACGAATCGTCGCCCGCCGCCGATGAAGTGCTGTCCACACTGCCGTCGCACCTGCGTCTGCTGTTCTCGGCGCGCATCGAGGGACGCTACACGAGCGTGACCCTCACTGCACCCGATGGACGCCCGGTGACGCTCGGCGATGTGGTGTTCATGAGCGGGTCCGACCGCGAGATCACGCTCCGTCTGCCGTCGCTCACACAGGCCGGTACATACGTCGTGCGCTGGCGCACGGCCGGTGCAGACGGCCACGTGCTCCAGGGATCGTACTCGTTCGTGCTGGCGCCGGACAGCGCAGCGACGCCGGACACGGCCGCACAGCGCGGAGCCGTGCCCGGCGTCACCGCGCCTCCAGCCACGGTGTCGGGAGGGGACGACCCGCATGGACATCACACCGATGCCGAACCCGTCGGTGTCGTGCGTGGCGCCATCGGCAGGGGACTCCATTTCGGCGCACTCCTCCTGCTGCTCGGCGCCGTCACGTTCCGAGTGGTGCTCCTGCCGCGACTCCAGCTGACAGCCGTGACGGCGAGCGCGCTCCAGCGACGGATCTGGAGCGTCATTGCAGGTGCGGCCGTCTTTCTTGCCTTCGCCGCCGTGCTCCGGCTCTGGTCCCAGTCTATCTCGCTGCACGGGTCCGAACGTGCCTGGAATACGGAGCTCCTCTCCATCATGCTGACCGACACCAGTTGGGGTCGCGCCTGGCTGCTCCAGGCCGTGCTGTTCGCACTGCTCGGAATGGCCATCGTCTGGGCACGCCCCGGCCGCGACCGCGCAGCATCGGTCGTCGCCGTCATCGCGGTTCTCGGGCTGGCCGCGATTCCGGCGCTGTCAGGCCATGCGGCGGCGGCGACGGGTATTGGCAGGCTCATCATCGTGAACGATGCCCTTCACGTGGCGGGTGCTGGCGCGTGGCTGGGCATGCTCGCCGTGCTCATGTTTGCCGGGTTACCCGCGATCCTCCGCCTCGAAGCCGACGGAACGGGTGCCGCTGCGCGGGCCATCGACACGTTCTCGCCGCTCGCGCTGGCCGGCGGAGCGATCGTGATGCTGTCGGGCGGCATCAACGCGCTGGCGCACTTCAGTACGCTGTCCCAGCTGTGGACGACCGGGTACGGTCGCGTCCTGCTGCTGAAGCTGCTCTTCGTCGCGGGCGTTGGGGCGGCGGGATTCGTCAACTGGCGCATGGTCCGGCCCCGCCTGCGCGCGGCCGGTGGCCTACGCCGTCTGCGGCTCGCCGCGGGCGCCGAGCTGCTGTTCGCCCTCCTCGTGCTCACCGCCACCGCCGTCCTCACCGGCCAGCAGCGTCCCTGA